A stretch of Leisingera sp. S132 DNA encodes these proteins:
- the serA gene encoding phosphoglycerate dehydrogenase, whose translation MAPKVLISDKLSEAAVQIFRDRGIDVDFLPDVGKDKDKLAEIIGQYDGLAIRSATKVTEKILENAGNLKVIGRAGIGTDNIDKEAASKRGVIVMNTPFGNMITTAEHAIAMMFAVARQLPEASASTHAGKWEKSKFMGVELTAKTLGVIGAGNIGGIVCDRARGLKMKVVAFDPYLSQEKADKMGVEKVELDELLARADFITLHVPLTDQTRNILSKENLEKTKKGVRIINCARGGLVDEGALAELLTSGHVAGAAFDVFSVEPAKENALFGLPNVVCTPHLGAATTEAQENVALQVAEQMSNYLLTGAVENALNMPSVTAEEAKVMGPWIKLADHLGSFVGQMTDEPLKAINILYDGVAAGMNLDALNCAVVAGIMKRSNPEVNLVSAPVVAKERGVQISTTNQDKSGSFDGYIKVTAVTSKRERSVAGTVFSDGKPRFIQIKGINIEADVGAHMLYTTNEDVPGIIGTLGHTLGDHGVNIANFTLGRSEAGGEAIALLYVDNEVPAEVRAKLAETGLFNQIKPLQFDVA comes from the coding sequence ATGGCTCCCAAAGTACTCATCTCCGACAAGCTGTCCGAGGCCGCAGTCCAGATCTTCCGTGACCGCGGCATCGACGTCGACTTCCTGCCCGACGTGGGCAAGGACAAGGACAAGCTGGCGGAAATCATCGGCCAGTATGACGGCCTCGCCATCCGCTCCGCCACCAAGGTGACGGAAAAGATCCTGGAGAACGCCGGTAACCTCAAGGTGATCGGCCGCGCCGGTATTGGCACCGATAACATCGACAAGGAAGCCGCCTCCAAGCGCGGCGTCATTGTGATGAACACCCCCTTCGGCAACATGATCACCACTGCCGAACACGCGATTGCGATGATGTTCGCTGTCGCCCGCCAGCTGCCGGAAGCCTCGGCGTCCACCCATGCCGGCAAATGGGAAAAGTCCAAGTTCATGGGGGTTGAGCTGACCGCCAAGACCCTGGGCGTGATCGGTGCCGGCAACATCGGCGGTATCGTTTGCGACCGCGCCCGCGGCCTCAAGATGAAGGTTGTGGCCTTCGACCCCTATCTGAGCCAGGAAAAGGCCGACAAGATGGGCGTCGAAAAGGTTGAGCTGGATGAGCTTCTGGCGCGCGCCGACTTCATCACCCTGCACGTTCCGCTGACCGACCAGACACGCAACATTCTCTCCAAGGAGAACCTGGAGAAGACCAAGAAGGGTGTGCGCATCATCAACTGTGCCCGTGGCGGCCTGGTGGACGAGGGCGCGCTGGCCGAACTGCTGACCTCCGGTCACGTGGCGGGCGCCGCCTTCGACGTGTTTTCGGTCGAACCGGCCAAGGAAAACGCCCTCTTTGGCCTGCCCAACGTGGTCTGCACCCCGCATCTGGGCGCCGCCACCACCGAGGCGCAGGAAAACGTCGCCCTGCAGGTGGCCGAGCAGATGTCCAACTACCTGCTGACCGGGGCCGTGGAAAACGCGCTCAACATGCCCAGCGTCACGGCTGAGGAAGCCAAGGTCATGGGACCCTGGATCAAGCTGGCCGATCACCTGGGCAGCTTTGTCGGCCAGATGACCGACGAGCCGCTGAAGGCGATCAACATCCTCTATGACGGTGTCGCCGCAGGCATGAATCTTGACGCGCTGAACTGCGCGGTGGTTGCGGGCATCATGAAACGCTCCAACCCGGAGGTGAACCTGGTCTCCGCGCCGGTCGTCGCCAAGGAACGCGGTGTCCAGATCTCCACCACCAACCAGGACAAGTCCGGCTCCTTTGACGGCTACATCAAGGTGACCGCGGTGACCTCCAAGCGCGAACGTTCGGTGGCCGGCACCGTGTTCTCCGACGGCAAGCCGCGCTTCATCCAGATCAAGGGCATCAACATCGAGGCCGATGTGGGCGCGCATATGCTCTACACCACCAACGAGGACGTGCCCGGCATCATCGGCACCCTGGGCCACACCCTCGGTGATCACGGCGTCAACATCGCCAACTTCACCCTGGGCCGGTCCGAGGCCGGCGGCGAAGCCATCGCGCTTCTCTATGTGGATAATGAAGTCCCGGCAGAAGTGCGCGCCAAACTGGCGGAAACCGGTCTGTTCAACCAGATCAAGCCGCTGCAGTTCGACGTCGCCTGA